The Martelella sp. AD-3 genome includes a region encoding these proteins:
- a CDS encoding ABC transporter ATP-binding protein yields MSEIVAEGKNIVRDYIVPGGMFHKARTVRALKGVDFSVERGKTLALVGESGCGKSTLARIITMIDAQTDGDLTIEGQKVDISGTRPTPEQRRKVQIVFQNPYGSLNPRQKVGDVLMEPLLLNTDYSATDRRDKAQDLLKKVGLGPEHFDRYPHMFSGGQRQRIAIARALILNPSLLVLDEPVSALDLSVQAQILNLLADLQDEFNLTYIFVSHDLSVVRYICDEIMVMYFGEVVERGSRDQVFTDPQHEYTQTLFKATPRADVESIRARLAAKQAKMAAGN; encoded by the coding sequence TGCCGGGCGGCATGTTCCACAAGGCCCGCACGGTTCGGGCGCTGAAGGGCGTCGACTTTTCCGTCGAGCGCGGCAAGACGCTGGCGCTCGTGGGGGAGTCGGGTTGCGGCAAGTCGACGCTCGCCCGCATCATCACCATGATCGATGCACAGACGGATGGCGATCTGACGATCGAAGGCCAGAAGGTCGATATTTCCGGTACGCGGCCGACGCCGGAACAGCGCCGCAAGGTGCAGATCGTGTTCCAGAACCCCTATGGCTCGCTCAATCCGCGCCAGAAGGTGGGCGACGTGCTGATGGAGCCGCTCTTGCTCAACACTGACTATTCGGCAACGGACAGGCGCGACAAGGCGCAGGATCTGTTGAAAAAGGTCGGTCTTGGCCCTGAGCATTTCGATCGCTACCCGCACATGTTTTCCGGTGGTCAGCGCCAGCGCATCGCCATTGCCCGGGCGCTGATCCTCAATCCGAGCCTTCTGGTGCTCGACGAGCCGGTTTCGGCACTCGATCTTTCCGTTCAGGCCCAGATTCTCAACCTGCTCGCCGACCTGCAGGACGAGTTCAACCTCACCTATATCTTCGTCAGCCACGATCTTTCCGTGGTGCGCTATATCTGCGACGAGATCATGGTGATGTATTTCGGCGAAGTCGTCGAACGCGGCTCGCGCGACCAGGTGTTCACCGATCCGCAGCACGAATATACGCAGACCCTGTTCAAGGCGACCCCGCGCGCCGATGTCGAAAGCATCCGCGCCCGCCTTGCCGCCAAACAGGCAAAGATGGCCGCCGGCAACTGA